One Dioscorea cayenensis subsp. rotundata cultivar TDr96_F1 chromosome 15, TDr96_F1_v2_PseudoChromosome.rev07_lg8_w22 25.fasta, whole genome shotgun sequence genomic region harbors:
- the LOC120276752 gene encoding WD repeat domain-containing protein 83: protein MVAVAGLPLREAGVLKGHEGAVLAVRFNGDGNYCLSCGKDRTLRLWNPHRGIHIKTYKSHGREVRDVHVTPDNAKLVSCGGDRQIFYWDVSTGRVIRKFRGHDSEVNSVKFNEYASVVVSAGYDQSVRAWDCRSHSTEPIQIIDTFQDSVMSVCLTKSEIIAGSVDGTVRTFDIRIGRELVDDLKQPVNCVSLSNDTNCILASCLDSTLRLLDRSSGELLQEYKGHTCKSFKMDCCLTNSDAHVTSGSEDGFIYFWDLVDASVVSKFRAHASVVTSVSYHPKDSCMITSSVDGTVRVWKE from the exons ATGGTGGCGGTGGCGGGGTTGCCGTTGAGAGAGGCGGGCGTGTTGAAAGGGCACGAGGGTGCAGTGCTGGCCGTCCGATTCAACGGCGATGGAAACTACTGTTTGAGCTGTGGCAAAGATCGCACCCTCCGTCTCTGGAACCCTCACCGAGGTATCCACATCAAAACCTACAAGTCCCATGGCCGCGAGGTCCGCGACGTCCATGTCACCCC GGACAACGCAAAGCTGGTGTCTTGCGGCGGTGATCGCCAGATCTTCTACTGGGACGTCTCCACCGGCCGCGTTATCCGAAAATTCCGCGGCCATGATAGTGAG GTCAATTCTGTTAAGTTTAATGAGTATGCCTCAGTGGTTGTTTCTGCCGGGTATGATCAGTCTGTGCGTGCATGGGATTGCAGATCTCATAGTACAGAGCCAATTCAG ATAATCGATACGTTTCAAGATAGTGTGATGTCTGTTTGCTTGACGAAGAGTGAAATTATTGCTGGAAGTGTTGATGGAACTGTTCGCACATTTGATATTCGGATTGGTAG AGAGCTTGTTGATGACTTGAAGCAGCCTGTCAACTGTGTTTCATTATCAAATGATACTAATTGCATACTAGCAAGTTGCTTAGACTCTACTCTACGACTCCTTGACAG ATCCAGTGGGGAACTTCTACAAGAATACAAGGGCCATACATGCAAG TCATTCAAGATGGATTGCTGCTTGACCAACTCTGATGCTCATGTAACTAGTGGATCTGAGGATGGGTTTATTTACTTTTGGGATTTGGTAGATGCTTCGGTCGTCTCAAAATTCAGAGCTCATGCATCTGTG GTAACAAGTGTGAGTTATCACCCAAAGGACTCTTGCATGATAACATCGTCGGTGGATGGTACTGTTCGTGTATGGAAAGAATGA
- the LOC120276754 gene encoding egg cell-secreted protein 1.2-like, producing MASLVGKLLLLIVVTWLAGFAGARGPFIETALKNGPGLADCWSALLELRSCTNDIVLFFLNGESNLSLDCCRAVRVITRECWPTMLTSLGFSVHEGDVLRGYCDAETEISPAPHNQLPPVAAPIATV from the coding sequence ATGGCATCACTGGTTGGGAAACTACTACTTCTCATCGTCGTAACATGGCTCGCTGGCTTCGCCGGTGCCCGAGGACCCTTCATTGAAACGGCGCTGAAGAACGGGCCGGGGTTGGCTGACTGCTGGAGCGCGCTGCTCGAGCTTCGGTCATGCACCAATGACATAgtcttgttttttctcaacggGGAATCCAACCTCAGTCTTGACTGCTGCCGCGCAGTGCGCGTCATCACGCGCGAGTGCTGGCCTACGATGCTCACTTCTCTCGGTTTCAGCGTGCATGAGGGTGACGTTCTGCGTGGTTACTGTGACGCCGAGACCGAGATTTCTCCGGCTCCTCACAACCAATTGCCCCCAGTTGCTGCACCTATAGCTACTgtttag
- the LOC120276753 gene encoding fasciclin-like arabinogalactan protein 19, whose translation MAKRNPAFLLLLALTALFTVAAALSEPELDAALSALNARGYTLFGKAITASDIRFELLHIPNGTYTLFAPTDAALFALDMASPAWLYVRSLRRHIALRRLPNHLLSVLPPGYRLPTLLPQRSLRISRRLPGPFITADDVDVVLPAVFHGPDLVAYGLGGIIPPRHPTDLFLSGSHPRSTDLPNPPSRSNDWSSPPSRSADPPELRPPATHPVPGIDLLAPSPLNGSSPSPSDAIETGTHGAPSPALVLEDQPPISAPVQTGTPSPAGMSSPAPAPASTPTNPWLLGSPELLH comes from the coding sequence ATGGCGAAACGAAACCCAGCCTTTCTTCTCCTCCTCGCTCTCACCGCCCTCTTCACCGTCGCCGCCGCCCTCTCCGAACCAGAGCTAGACGCCGCCCTCTCCGCCCTCAATGCGCGTGGCTACACCCTCTTCGGCAAGGCGATCACGGCCTCCGACATCCGCTTCGAGCTCCTCCACATACCCAATGGGACCTACACCCTCTTCGCTCCCACCGATGCCGCTCTCTTCGCCCTCGACATGGCCTCACCGGCCTGGTTGTACGTGCGCTCCCTCCGCCGCCACATCGCCCTCCGCCGTCTCCCGAACCACCTCCTCAGCGTCCTCCCTCCCGGGTACCGGCTTCCCACACTCCTCCCGCAACGATCTCTCCGCATCTCTCGCCGCCTTCCAGGCCCCTTCATCACCGCCGACGATGTTGATGTTGTTCTCCCTGCGGTGTTCCACGGCCCCGATCTTGTAGCTTATGGCCTCGGCGGGATCATCCCTCCCCGTCACCCGACGGATCTCTTTCTCTCTGGCTCCCATCCAAGATCGACCGATCTCCCCAATCCTCCATCAAGATCAAATGATTGGTCGAGTCCTCCTTCAAGATCCGCTGATCCGCCTGAACTACGGCCTCCGGCGACGCATCCAGTCCCCGGAATCGATCTTTTGGCACCATCGCCTCTGAATGGATCTTCTCCTTCGCCATCAGATGCAATTGAGACCGGGACTCATGGCGCGCCATCACCAGCCCTTGTACTGGAAGATCAGCCACCGATCTCCGCACCAGTTCAAACCGGCACGCCATCACCAGCAGGCATGAGTTCCCCTGCACCAGCCCCAGCATCAACTCCAACCAATCCATGGCTTCTTGGATCTCCAGAGTTGCTTCACTGA
- the LOC120276795 gene encoding thioredoxin Y1, chloroplastic-like isoform X2, which yields MALSSISTTIPSCHCSHSIFLGTPKLSPFGSLPSASPRHLFPSSHRRLATIPQRRIIHRVQAMKETFSSLDELLKTKEKDKLVLVEFYATWSNPCQYMVPILEEVVPELEAVSEIMKDKIEVEGAMPKDILIRRIYSHIPFTSYQ from the exons atgGCGCTCTCCTCCATCTCCACGACCATCCCTTCTTGCCACTGCAGCCATTCTATCTTTCTAGGCACGCCCAAGCTCTCGCCCTTTGGGTCGTTGCCCTCTGCGTCTCCACGGCACCTTTTCCCGTCGAGCCACCGCCGGCTCGCGACTATTCCTCAGCGGCGGATTATTCATCGA gtaCAAGCAATGAAGgaaacattttcttcattggaTGAGTTgttaaaaaccaaagaaaaagataagctTGTGCTGGTAGAATTTTATGCAACCTG GAGTAATCCTTGTCAGTACATGGTTCCCATTCTTGAGGAAGTGGTTCCTGAACTTGAGGCAGTTAGTGAGATAATGAAGGACAAAATTGAAGTG GAAGGAGCAATGCCTAAAGATATACTTATCCGACGAATATACAGTCATATACCTTTTACCAGTTACCAATAA
- the LOC120276795 gene encoding thioredoxin Y, chloroplastic-like isoform X1, whose amino-acid sequence MALSSISTTIPSCHCSHSIFLGTPKLSPFGSLPSASPRHLFPSSHRRLATIPQRRIIHRVQAMKETFSSLDELLKTKEKDKLVLVEFYATWSNPCQYMVPILEEVVPELEAVSEIMKDKIEVVRIDTDKYSRVADYYRIEALPTFIIFINGKSCDRFEGAMPKDILIRRIYSHIPFTSYQ is encoded by the exons atgGCGCTCTCCTCCATCTCCACGACCATCCCTTCTTGCCACTGCAGCCATTCTATCTTTCTAGGCACGCCCAAGCTCTCGCCCTTTGGGTCGTTGCCCTCTGCGTCTCCACGGCACCTTTTCCCGTCGAGCCACCGCCGGCTCGCGACTATTCCTCAGCGGCGGATTATTCATCGA gtaCAAGCAATGAAGgaaacattttcttcattggaTGAGTTgttaaaaaccaaagaaaaagataagctTGTGCTGGTAGAATTTTATGCAACCTG GAGTAATCCTTGTCAGTACATGGTTCCCATTCTTGAGGAAGTGGTTCCTGAACTTGAGGCAGTTAGTGAGATAATGAAGGACAAAATTGAAGTGGTGAGGATTGATACTGATAAATATTCACGTGTCGCAGATTACTATAGAATAGAGGCTCTTCCTAcattcatcatcttcataaaTGGGAAGTCCTGCGATCGTTTT GAAGGAGCAATGCCTAAAGATATACTTATCCGACGAATATACAGTCATATACCTTTTACCAGTTACCAATAA
- the LOC120276763 gene encoding protein SET DOMAIN GROUP 41 produces MELRARENLGRAQDLSPPVPPVAAALHGSFLSSNCSSCFRLLSSRNTPPYLILFPSCPSCNASILYCSPSCSASDSPLHVSSGECRLLSTSPHSCTSDLRLALRLLHSLGSDPLPTPPARIGGLLASDLDDEGEIAERIREGATLMARARNGKLEGDIDTTAEKAALWAVLRNAVEVQVGGSAAAGVAIYGPMFSWFNHSCSPNACYRFEFSSRSEPEPGSLEPGSLRVFPFGPEQDADAWKAWLCSESQLLNGLCGDGPQVIVRSIKPIKKDEEVCITYVDLLQPKVARHADLWSKYRFVCACVRCSASPQQYVDRVISSDLRTLNSCDDDVDTKLKELADFLDQVIDKYLEDGNSQVCCEMVESMLLSESFGDKHKFKLHPFHHLSLSAYISLSSTYKVLANDFAEVNISLNFKMSRAAASYALLLAGATNHLLLSDVSLIANATLFWINAGEAILDLVKSLKWESDKAEYCINVTSPSASWNEFEETSVWCSNRISGTLINTWPFLVEGFPFLEKIEHPLNFTWLGLPKSGGEVDDPNSRKLDLHFESQFKASVVTIEPERRNLFQVATLCLYYGRYLASICYGPKSYLLDHINHLLLNA; encoded by the exons ATGGAACTAAGAGCCCGCGAAAATCTGGGCCGGGCCCAAGACCTAAGCCCTCCCGTCCCACCCGTCGCCGCCGCCCTCCACGGCTCCTTCCTCTCCTCCAACTGCTCCTCTTGCTTTCGTCTTCTTTCTTCCCGAAATACCCCtccttatttgattttattcccATCATGCCCCTCTTGCAACGCCTCCATCCTCTACTGCTCCCCCTCTTGCTCCGCCTCCGATTCCCCCCTCCACGTCTCCTCCGGCGAGTGCCGCCTCCTCTCCACCTCCCCCCACTCTTGCACCTCTGACCTCCGCCTCGCCCTTCGCCTCCTCCACTCCCTCGGCTCCGATCCTCTTCCCACTCCGCCTGCTCGTATTGGCGGGTTGCTAGCTAGCGATCTCGACGATGAGGGTGAGATCGCGGAGAGAATTAGAGAAGGAGCCACGCTGATGGCTCGCGCGAGAAACGGGAAATTGGAGGGAGATATTGACACTACGGCCGAGAAGGCTGCGTTGTGGGCGGTGCTAAGGAACGCCGTGGAGGTGCAGGTCGGCGGCTCCGCCGCCGCTGGGGTCGCCATCTACGGGCCAATGTTCTCGTGGTTCAATCACAGCTGCTCGCCCAACGCTTGCTACCGGTTCGAGTTTTCCTCCCGGTCCGAACCCGAACCCGGTTCGCTTGAACCGGGTTCTCTCCGAGTTTTCCCCTTTGGACCCGAACAGGATGCAGATGCG TGGAAAGCATGGCTTTGCAGTGAAAGTCAATTGTTAAATG GATTGTGTGGAGATGGTCCTCAAGTTATAGTGCGTAGCATAAAACCAATCAAGAAAGATGAGGAGGTTTGCATTACATATGTAGACCTACTGCAACCTAAG GTAGCAAGGCATGCTGACTTGTGGTCAAAGTATCGATTTGTTTGCGCATGTGTACGTTGTAGTGCTTCACCGCAGCAGTATGTAGACCGTGTTATCAGT AGTGACTTGAGAACCTTAAATTCATGTGACGATGATGTTGATACCAAACTCAAAGAGCTTGCTGACTTCTTAGACCAAGTTATAGATAAATACTTGGAAGATGGAAATTCCCAGGTTTGCTGTGAAATGGTTGAGAGCATGCTTCTTTCTGAAAGCTTTGGAGACAAACACAAATTTAAGCTACACCCATTCCATCACCTTTCTCTTAGTGCTTATATTTCACTTTCTTCCACCTATAAAGTCCTCGCAAATGACTTTGCTGAGGTAAACATAAGCTTAAACTTCAAGATGAGCAGGGCTGCCGCATCATATGCTTTACTGCTTGCAGGTGCTACAAACCACTTACTCTTATCTGATGTTTCTTTGATAGCAAATGCAACACTTTTCTGGATAAATGCAGGAGAAGCTATTTTAGATCTTGTTAAAAGCTTAAAATGGGAATCAGATAAAGCGGAATATTGTATTAATGTAACAAGTCCTTCTGCATCATGGAATGAGTTTGAGGAAACATCTGTTTGGTGTTCAAACCGCATATCCGGCACTCTTATTAACACATGGCCATTTTTGGTCGAAGGTTTTCCATTCTTGGAGAAAATAGAGCATCCTTTAAACTTCACTTGGCTTGGACTGCCAAAGTCCGGCGGAGAAGTTGATGATCCAAATTCCAGGAAACTTGACTTACATTTTGAATCTCAATTCAAGGCCAGTGTAGTTACCATTGAACCAGAGAGGAGAAACTTATTCCAAGTTGCAACTTTGTGCCTCTATTATGGAAGATACTTAGCAAGCATTTGCTATGGTCCAAAGTCTTATTTGCTTGATCATATTAATCATCTTCTTCTGAATGCCTGA
- the LOC120276808 gene encoding abscisic stress-ripening protein 5-like gives MAEEEGQKHHHHLFHHKKEEEEGKVMTGEDYEKEQKHHKHKEHLGEMGAAAAGAFALYEKHQAKKDPENAHRHKIEEEVAAAVGVASGGYAFHEHHEKKESKKEAEEASGKKHHHLF, from the exons ATGGCCGAGGAGGAAGGACAgaagcaccaccaccacctcttCCACCacaagaaggaagaagaagaagggaaggTGATGACTGGAGAAGACTATGAGAAAGAACAGAAGCATCACAAACACAAGGAACACCTTGGTGAGATGGGTGCTGCTGCTGCAGGTGCCTTTGCTCtg TATGAGAAGCATCAGGCAAAGAAGGACCCAGAGAATGCACACAGGCATAAGATAGAAGAGGAAGTAGCTGCAGCAGTGGGAGTGGCAAGTGGAGGATATGCTTTTCATGAGCACCATGAGAAGAAGGAATCTAAGAAAGAGGCTGAAGAAGCTTCAGGCAAGAAGCACCACCATCTCTTTTAA
- the LOC120277563 gene encoding GDP-L-galactose phosphorylase 1-like encodes MSRGLFRYDVTACETKVIPGEHGFIAQLNEGRHLKKRPTEFRVDRVLQSFDPSKFNFTKVGQEEVLFRFEASADGKTQYFERALVDKNHSPSVLAINVSPIEYGHVLLIPRVLDCLPQRIDPENFLLALHMAVEAGSPYFRLGYNSLGAFATINHLHFQAYYLSVPLPVEKVPTQAIPISKGLEKSGVKISYLLNYPVRTLVYEGGNSLKDLADLVATSCLCLQENNIPFNVLISDSGRRIFLFPQCYAEKQALGEVSQEILDTQVNPAVWEISGHMVLKRKVDYEGASEEYAWRILAEVSLSEERFQEVQAYIFNAAGLVESGKQENDANEKKTPIPTSQPLPTPYPEKCLVLQ; translated from the exons ATGAGCCGAGGACTGTTCCGTTATGATGTCACAGCCTGTGAAACAAAGGTGATCCCTGGGGAGCATGGCTTCATAGCACAGCTCAATGAGGGACGCCACCTCAAAAAGCGACCAACCGAGTTCAGGGTCGACCGTGTCCTCCAGTCCTTTGACCCCAGCAAGTTCAACTTCACCAAGGTCGGTCAGGAGGAGGTGCTATTCCGTTTTGAGGCCAGTGCAGATGGCAAAACTCAGTACTTTGAGAGAGCCCTTGTTGACAAGAATCATTCTCCGAGTGTTCTGGCAATAAAC GTGAGCCCAATTGAGTATGGTCATGTGTTGCTCATTCCCCGTGTGCTCGATTGCTTGCCTCAGAGAATTGACCCAGAGAATTTCTTGCTTGCCCTCCATATGGCTGTCGAAGCTGGGAGCCCTTATTTCCGGCTCGGATATAATAGCTTGGGTGCATTTGCCACTATTAATCATCTTCATTTCCAG GCATATTATCTATCAGTGCCGCTTCCAGTTGAGAAAGTTCCAACACAAGCAATACCCATTTCTAAAGGTTTAGAGAAGAGTGGTGTGAAGATATCCTATTTGTTGAATTATCCAGTGAGGACCTTGGTTTATGAGGGTGGGAACAGCTTGAAAGACCTTGCTGATTTGGTTGCGACCTCCTGCCTTTGTCTTCAAGAAAATAACATCCCATTCAATGTGCTTATTTCTGACTCTGGCCGGAGGATCTTCCTCTTCCCACAA TGTTATGCTGAAAAACAGGCTCTTGGAGAAGTGAGCCAAGAAATCCTGGATACTCAAGTGAACCCAGCAGTGTGGGAGATTAGCGGTCATATGGTGCTCAAGCGAAAGGTAGACTACGAAGGCGCATCGGAGGAGTATGCTTGGAGAATCTTGGCCGAGGTTTCACTCTCCGAAGAGCGGTTTCAAGAAGTGCAAGCTTACATATTCAATGCTGCCGGTCTGGTGGAGTCTGGAAAGCAAGAAAATGACGCAAATGAGAAGAAAACTCCGATACCGACCTCACAACCACTGCCAACTCCTTATCCAGAAAAATGTCTGGTTCTGCAGTGA
- the LOC120277564 gene encoding probable inactive ATP-dependent zinc metalloprotease FTSHI 4, chloroplastic, which translates to MTLYTITNSLRMSHENETSNLTSKQFFVKKQTTLSSPSETTMLSSPSLSSSPKLSPSSLLPFSSLPFLHTHRLPNPPFKYPLFTVIRLRSSGFWARNSGSSSGPSSNADTSVVAAEAEVVADEDDEASQLFERLKNAERERVEKLEKLEEKANLQLERRLILASSWSRTLLTLRGKLKGTEWDPENSHRIDYSDFLRLLNSNNVHFMEYSNFGQTISVILPYYKDENAAQANGNSNKEIIFRRHIVNRMPIDGWTDVWQKLHQQIINVDVFNVDTVPAEVYSTIATAVIWSMRFALSIGIYLWIDRMARPIYAKLIPCDLGAPTKQARLPLKRNALGSLGKSRAKFISAEETTGVTFEDFAGQEYIKKELQEIVRILKNEEEFQDKGIYCPKGVLLHGPPGTGKTLLAKAIAGEAGLPFFAANGTDFVEMFVGVAASRVKDLFATARSYAPSIIFIDEIDAIGSKRGGPDIGGGGAEREQGLLQILTEMDGFKQSTSQVLVIGATNRLDILDPALLRKGRFDKIIRVGLPSKDGRLAILQVHARNKYFRSEMEKDILLQEIAELTMDFTGAELQNILNEAGILTARKDLDFIGREELLEALKRQKGTFETGQEDSKEMPEELKLRLAYREAAVAVLACYYPDPHHPFTDTDILTITSKPKMRYAEVSGRAFARKSDYVNSIVRACAPRVIEEEIFGIDNLCWISAKATSDASTRAEVLILHTGMTAFGKAYYRNQSDLVPNLAAKLEALRSEYMRFAVEKCSSILREYRSAVETITDVLLEKGVINAEEIWDIFKKAPRIAQPHVYPVDEYGALIYAGRWGIHGISLPGRVTFAPGNVGFSTFGAPRPLQTQIINDKTWKLIDGIWDKRIQEIKDEASVQIEEDEGKPQLLMADHLL; encoded by the exons ATGACATTATACACCATTACTAATAGTCTCagaatgagtcatgaaaatgaAACTTCAAATCTAACAAGTAAACAATTTTTTGTGAAGAAACAAACAA CTCTCAGCTCTCCTTCGGAGACGACGATGCTCTCTTCCCCATCTCTCTCTAGCTCCCCCAAACTCTCGCCTTCTTCTCTCCTCCCCTTCTCTTCCCTCCCTTTCCTCCATACCCATCGTCTCCCAAACCCTCCTTTCAAGTACCCTCTCTTCACTGTGATTCGTCTCCGGAGCTCTGGATTTTGGGCTCGGAACTCCGGTTCTAGTTCTGGTCCTTCCTCTAATGCTGACACTTCAGTAGTGGCAGCCGAGGCGGAGGTGGTTGCTGATGAGGATGACGAAGCGTCTCAACTCTTTGag AGGTTGAAGAATGCGGAGAGAGAACGAGTTGAGAAACTAGAGAAATTAGAAGAGAAAGCGAATTTGCAACTTGAAAGGCGGCTCATTTTGGCTTCTAGTTGGAGTAGAACGTTGTTGACTTTGCGAGGGAAGTTAAAAGGAACTGAATGGGATCCTGAAAACTCCCATAGGATTGATTATAGTGATttcttgaggttgttgaactcGAACAATGTGCATTTTATGGAGTACTCAAACTTCGGCCAAACCATCTCTG TGATTTTGCCATATTACAAAGATGAGAACGCTGCACAGGCTAATGGTAACTCAAACAAGGAAATTATATTTCGTCGGCATATTGTTAATCGAATGCCAATTGATGGGTGGACTGATGTTTGGCAGAAATTACATCAACAAATTATAAATgttgatgtttttaatgttgaCACTGTTCCTGCAGAAGTCTACTCCACCATTGCAACTGCCGTCATCTGGTCTATGCGATTTGCTCTTTCTATTGGTATATACCTCTGGATTGATAGGATGGCAAGACCAATTTATGCCAAGTTAATACCCTGTGATTTGGGTGCTCCAACAAAACAGGCAAGGTTGCCGCTTAAGCGCAATGCACTAGGATCTTTAGGCAAAAGCCG GGCAAAATTCATATCAGCTGAAGAAACTACAGGTGTCACATTTGAAGATTTTGCTGGGCAAGAGTACATCAAGAAGGAATTGCAGGAGATTGTTCGAATCCTTAAAAATGAGGAAGAATTTCAAGATAAAGGAATTTACTGCCCCAAAGGGGTGCTTCTTCATGGACCACCTGGCACTGGAAAAACCCTGTTGGCTAAAGCAATTGCTGGTGAAGCAGGGCTTCCTTTCTTTGCTGCAAATGGCACGGATTTTGTTGAG ATGTTTGTAGGTGTTGCAGCATCACGAGTCAAAGACCTGTTTGCAACTGCCAGATCATATGCGccatctattatttttattgatgagattgatgcaatTGGCAGCAAACGTGGTGGACCTGATATCGGCGGG gGTGGTGCTGAACGGGAGCAAGGTTTGCTTCAGATCTTAACTGAGATGGATGGGTTTAAACAATCCACATCACAG GTTTTAGTTATAGGTGCAACTAACCGCTTGGATATATTAGATCCAGCACTTTTGAGGAAGGGCCGCTTTGATAAAATTATCAGAGTTGGCTTGCCATCAAAAGATGGAAGGTTAGCAATATTGCAG GTACATGCGAGGAACAAATATTTTCGTTCAGAAATGGAAAAGGATATCCTCCTACAAGAAATTGCCGAGCTCACAATGGATTTTACAGGAGCTGAACTGCAAAATATACT GAATGAGGCTGGGATTTTGACCGCTAGAAAAGATCTGGACTTCATTGGACGGGAGGAACTACTGGAGGCCTTGAAAAGG CAAAAAGGTACTTTTGAGACGGGTCAAGAAGATAGTAAAGAAATGCCAGAGGAGTTAAAGCTTAGGTTAGCATACAGAGAAGCAGCTGTGGCTGTTCTTGCATGTTACTACCCAGATCCTCACCATCCATTTACTGAT ACTGACATTCTTACAATTACTAGCAAGCCAAAGATGCGTTATGCTGAAGTTTCTGGGAGAGCTTTTGCTAGAAAATCAGATTATGTGAACTCTATAGTAAGAGCTTGTGCAC CTAGAGTAATTGAGGAGGAGATATTTGGGATCGACAACTTGTGTTGGATATCAGCGAAGGCCACATCAGATGCATCAACACGAGCAGAAGTTTTGATTCTCCATACGGGGATGACAGCATTCGGAAAAGCATATTATAGGAATCAGAGTGATCTTGTGCCTAAT CTTGCAGCAAAATTGGAAGCTCTTAGAAGTGAATACATGCGCTTTGCCGTGGAGAAATGCTCATCCATATTGAGGGAATATCGTTCAGCAGTTGAGACAATCACAG ATGTTTTGCTTGAGAAAGGAGTGATTAACGCAGAAGAAATTTGGGATATATTCAAGAAGGCTCCTCGCATCGCACAG cCACATGTTTATCCAGTTGATGAGTATGGGGCGTTGATTTATGCTGGAAGATGGGGAATTCACGGGATCTCTCTCCCGGGTAGGGTCACCTTTGCACCAGGGAATGTGGGGTTTTCTACATTCGGTGCACCCAGACCTTTGCAG ACACAGATTATCAATGACAAGACTTGGAAGTTGATTGATGGTATCTGGGACAAAAGGATTCAAGAAATCAAAGATGAAGCTTCTGTGCAGATCGAAGAAGATGAGGGAAAGCCACAGCTTTTGATGGCAGATCACTTACTCTGA
- the LOC120277507 gene encoding psbP domain-containing protein 4, chloroplastic, with protein MNKQSTNQERKPVKKERKRMATTLLSSCCCSIRYPQRQMHAKSHKRELTSDNYDNEKHHQQQQQQQQLNNYYGSRRWALSSGLCLASGLVFSSPEDVLAVVKQGPLAGRIPGLSEPDEQGWRTYRRPDDKSGGHGVGWSPIIPYLFKVPQGWEEVPVSIADLGGTEIDLRFANSQEGRLFVIVAPVLRFADLGGDATIEQIGPPEKVINAFGPEVIGENVEGKVLSMEVAEHSERTYYQFELEPPHVLITATAAGNRLYLFNVTANGLQWKRHYKDLKKIAGSFRVV; from the exons atgaataaacaaagCACCAACCAAGAAAGGAAACCagtgaagaaagaaagaaagagaatggcCACCACCCTCTTGTCCTCCTGCTGCTGCTCCATAAGATATCCCCAGAGACAAATGCATGCAAAATCCCACAAAAGAGAACTCACAAGTGATAATTATGATAATGAGAagcaccaccagcagcagcagcagcagcagcagcttaATAATTACTATGGAAGTAGGAGGTGGGCACTGAGTTCTGGTCTCTGTTTGGCTTCTGGTCTAGTGTTTAGTTCTCCTGAAGATGTCTTAGCAGTAGTGAAACAAGGTCCTTTGGCTGGCAGGATTCCTGGCTTATCTGAACCTGATGAACAAG GTTGGAGGACATACAGAAGACCAGATGATAAATCTGGAGGACATGGTGTTGGATGGAGTCCTATAATTCCATACTTGTTTAAAGTTCCACAAGGTTGGGAAGAg GTGCCTGTATCAATTGCAGATCTTGGTGGAACTGAGATTGATTTGAGATTTGCTAACTCACAAGAAGGCCGTTTGTTTGTTATTGTAGCTCCTGTTCTCAGGTTTGCAG ATCTTGGAGGAGATGCGACAATCGAACAAATCGGACCTCCTGAGAAGGTGATCAACGCATTCGGACCGGAAGTTATCGGTGAAAATGTAGAAGGCAAGGTTTTGAGCATGGAAGTAGCTGAGCATTCAGAAAGAACTTATTACCAATTTGAATTAGAGCCCCCTCATGTTCTTATTACAGCTACTGCTGCTGGGAATAGATTATATCTGTTCAATGTCACTGCAAATG GTCTTCAATGGAAAAGGCATTATAAGGATTTGAAAAAGATAGCCGGCTCTTTTCGTGTTGTTTAA